ATGCCGCCCAAGATCGTCAAGCCGAGACGGAAGAAAGGCTCGTCACGAGGGTAGCGAACCGCGGATGTTGTTCCTGTGAGCAATCCGACGCCATCGCAACTCTCGGCGTGTGGGTTCCCGGATTACTCGATCCAACCTTTCCGTATGGTCCGACAATCTTTTCCTGAAACACCATCGCGATCCGCTCGCCGCGAATGGCGCGCATGGCCTTTTCGCTGATCGTGGTCAGATCCTCGCCGCCGAACTCCATCTTGCTTCCGGGCTCGATCCGGCCAGGCGGTCGAACCAGGCGCATCAGCGAGAGGGCGGTCACGGACTTGCCGCACCCGGACTCGCCGACGAGCCCGACCGTTTCGGCCGCGCCGATGTCGAAGCTGACGCCGTCCACCGATTTGGCGACCCCGCCTTCCGTGTAGAAATAGGTGCGCAGATCGCGAACGCTCAGCAGCGGGTCAGGCATGATCTCCTTTACTCATTTGGCGCCCGGGTGTCATCTCGAGCGAAGGCGCGGAGCGCCGGAGTCGAGGGACCCCCTTCTCAGCGGAGCATTGCATACGGCTCCTCCGTCGGGACGGGGGTCCCTCGACTCACTCCGCTTGCTCGGGATGACAATCGATAACCGTGCTTCACGCTTCCTTGGCATTCGGCAACGCCCGGGCCACGTGAACCTGCCGAGGATCGAGGACGTCGCGCAAGGCGTCGCCGAGCACGTTGAACGCCAGCACCGTCACCACGATCGCGACGCCCGGGAAGAACACCGCCCACCAGTTCCCCGCGTAGAAGTCGACCGCGTCGAGAAAGATCGAGCCCCAGCTCGCCGTCGGCTCGTGCGCGCCGACGCCCAGAAACGACAATCCTGCTTCCAGCGTGATGACGTTGCCGACACCGAGCGTCGCGGCGACGATCACCGGCGACAACACGTTCGGCAGCACGTGACGCAGAATGATCTCGCGATTCGACGCGCCAAGCGCCCGCGCCGCCTCCACGTACGGCTCGCCGCGCGTCGCCAATGTCTCGGCGCGCACGAGTCGCGAGACGCCGAACCAGCCCGTCGCGCCGAGCAGAAGGATCAGCCCCGTCAGCGGCACGGGGGTGAATAGCGTGAGCACGGCGACCAGCAGCAACACGCGCGGAATGGAGAGGAATGCGTCGAGCAGCCGCATCAGCACGGTATCGACACGGCCGCCGAGATAGCCGGCCGTGACGCCAACCGCGGTGCCAAGTGTGATCGAAAGAATCACCGCGAGCACGGAGACCGCGAGCGAGATGCGCGCGCCGCACAGCACGCGCGCGAACAGATCGCGGCTGTAT
This genomic interval from Gemmatimonadaceae bacterium contains the following:
- a CDS encoding ATP-binding cassette domain-containing protein, with the protein product MPDPLLSVRDLRTYFYTEGGVAKSVDGVSFDIGAAETVGLVGESGCGKSVTALSLMRLVRPPGRIEPGSKMEFGGEDLTTISEKAMRAIRGERIAMVFQEKIVGPYGKVGSSNPGTHTPRVAMASDCSQEQHPRFATLVTSLSSVSA
- a CDS encoding ABC transporter permease — protein: MGNDRSRWHRLFTHRSARWALAVIALLIVAAIVGPMLVPYPCNAQLDIIRMKNQPPSWSHWLGTDQYSRDLFARVLCGARISLAVSVLAVILSITLGTAVGVTAGYLGGRVDTVLMRLLDAFLSIPRVLLLVAVLTLFTPVPLTGLILLLGATGWFGVSRLVRAETLATRGEPYVEAARALGASNREIILRHVLPNVLSPVIVAATLGVGNVITLEAGLSFLGVGAHEPTASWGSIFLDAVDFYAGNWWAVFFPGVAIVVTVLAFNVLGDALRDVLDPRQVHVARALPNAKEA